The genomic window TCCGTAGTATCGGGTTTGCAGGCATCCATGGAGGCGATCCATCAGAAGCGAGCTGGCGCATTACAGACACCTGACACGGGCGGGCTCCTGCGCACACAAACGCGGCTAACTAGGGGCTAATCTACCGGGCCCAGACGCGCCCATGTCCCGCCGCATCTTCGGGGTACTCATACTGGCTTAAATATCGCTTTCCATTGCATAAATCGGCTGCAATGTGCTGCTATCCTCGCTCAAACCTTTAGCATACGCTCAGTATTAAATCTAAGCCAATTGTAGCCACGTGCGTGTCAGACCTCTGCTCCTATTGGTCTacagagctgtcaatcaaagcgcAAGTCCCGGTCACTGGAGACGTCACGCGCAGCTCAGTCTTTTCTCAGCGTGAACCGTGTTTGACCAATTACAGCCAATTAAACCCACACCTCAAACGCGTGTCAGGGACTAACCTTGGCCCActctacttaaatacattttacaataatGTTTGGCTGCAAAATtatgaaacaaatgaaacagaTTTAAATAAAGAGTTGACTTTTACAGCAGATTTTGGATAGCCTGCAATATTAGCGTGTGGTGAAGGGGGCAAACTTTTCATTCACTGCATTATGTCATTTTGAGATGTAAGAATTAGGTTACTAGACTCAACTTACTTTGGTACTTTGATATTAACAGACTATATTACTGGTTTGCCTGGgatattttatgcatttaactTTAACATTACTGCTAAAAACATCTTGGGAATtaatttgaaaagtaaaagtataaagatCTGCGGAAAAGACTaagagctttatttttaacatgttcatagattgagcaaacaaaaatatacaaataaaaacagctaaaaacctgactgattcaattgtttctgttgaacaaaattcagcacaaatcttcaacaaaatcactacatttgaagctttatttcAGACATCAAAATCTGTGGcaaatactgttacttttgatttttaagtacatttttaaatgagcaCTTTAATGagtattttaatactttacttgggtagtttttttcatgtgatacttttactttgacttgattattttaatttttttgctccagtatctatatttttacttaagtaacaaacctgagtacttcttccatcactgccaCTATCTATAAGTTTCCTAATATTACAGTAAAAGAAATAATTGAAATAGGACTAGATATATTTCTTGTCAGCTATAATCAGAACAAAAGCCTAaatatcaacacacacacttaaGTAAATCAAAGTCAAATTATGTTAAGAACAAGGAAGCTGCTTTTATTTAAcagtaaaagaacaaaacagttTGATCTCAAAACATCGTCAGCTTTGGAAATTTtgcgtttttatttttgacatctCATCGCAGGCCAAGAAAAAACATCCCTTTAAAATGTGCCCCTTTTTCtgttacacaaaaacaaacaaaatgaaataaaccacCTCCCCTAAACGCCTCACAATAGTATAAATTCACACTTCCATCTTTCAGGCTGAGCTAGAAGACTTAAAGAAGTGGCGTGGATGACAATTAAATGATCTTTTAAGACataatttaagacaaaaaaataatttgagtGGTTTCTTCTCATgcatcacacacaaacacactgaattTGACAAAATCAAGAATACATCCAAATGAACAATACATTAATTGAAATCATGTCACTGGCACTTCCTCGTCTTACAATGCATTTGAACAAGAATAATAGTGGTGAGCATTTAAcacaagaataaataaaagataatatcGTCATTGGCTCAGATGATTGCAGAGATTGTAGGTGACTACGTAGAGACATGCTGCTTCCTCCAAATACatcttattttaccatttcttTGTACATGGACAAGTATGTACAAAAAGTGAGATTGAAATGCAAGCCGTTTGTTTTGTGCAACCAATTTCTGCTAAAATATATAAGAATTATATAAAGGAAGATTAGGGAGAGCAGGTGTGATTCAAAGGCAAAAAGGGAAACACTTACAGCACTGCTCACTGGGAGGAAGAACTCAGGTAGAAAAGGTTTGACGCCCTCTGGTGGAGACACACCGCCACTGCTACTCACAATGTTTCACTTTTATGGATTTATATTAAAGTCTTTGGTTAAATCATGGGTCATTTTAAATTTGCCACAGGTTAAACAATTGtattcatatttaatttaacttcAGAAGTCTGTCAAAGTACCAGTTCATAATTTGAGGGCTGTCTTCCTGGTAGTGTCCACTTAGGAGCTGAAAAGAATCTTGTTGAAAATGAGCTTTCAAAAACATGGCTTTAAGGtgaagaacagaaaaaaaaaacataggtgtttgtgtgtatgcATATAAATGTGAATACTATTATGCGCCATTTTGAAAGCTGCACCAATTGATAATTAGGCACTTGAAGGGGTCAGCAAATTTGGGTTTGATATTGAGGTTAAATAACTTGAGTAAATTAAAAAAGTTTGTAtatatgtaaaacaaaaatgttactTTCTCTGTAATCAAAAACATTAGCAGAAGGTTTATATCTACCTTCGTgtaataactaaataataaaaatatgatcgTAGCTGAAATTTTGAGTTTAACCTCAAAATGTATCAGACATAATTTTGTTGTAACACttttatcataaaaataaatatttgattgtTTTCCTTGTGTCTTGCTTGGGTCTTGCTCTGCTGCGCCCTTGTGGCCAAACACAGATTGATGCAGCTTTCTTAGTATTTGAAtgaatccctctaaacccaccGCCTCTAAACCCTCTGCAGGCACTGTCCCGTGTTCAGATATGCCTCTTGTATTGGCCTTTTGCACGTGAACAAGTCTCATAAATAGATCTATACAGCAAAGTGCAGGAAGGAACAGTAGAAAAATACCTCTGGATTTATCTGCAGCAATTACCATTTGTATCTTTTTTCTGATTGAAAAGGTGAAAAGTCAAGTGAGACCAAGAtatctgtaaataaaatacaatgttttttacCTATAGATACTAGAAAGGTGAAGACATCGTTCAGTAGAGTATAGATAGACCGCAGAACCCGCCCCTTCCTAAGTCCCATTACCACAGCAAACCTCTTGATCAGTAGAAGGTGACCACATCtaaacaaatattcaaaatatacagaaaatatggaaatatattatatatagatAGGTATAGAGTACTGAAGTAATGTCCAGGGCAGTTTGACAATGTCCACCTTTTTGTTCAATGCTCTGCCAGTCCACATAAGcttcacatgaaacaaataaaaataaataattatgacTCCAATGCATTGTCACTCACATTTTTTTCCAGAAAATagttctcctctttttcctttgtttttttgttttatctattttttgcatttttatcctCAAAATACATCTTAGAAAAAGTCATTCTCGTCTTGTGTGTGAGAAAAATAGACCTCTTGTTGACTCCTTTTTGTCCCATAGGAAATGCAGGATCACCCCTTGTCTTCTGTGGTGGTGGATCCCATCCCATCCCGGCTGTAAGGACAACGCCTGGCCCCCGGGCACTTTTTGGGACGCTCTTGACTGTGGCCGGTCCTTGCAGTTAGGTTTGAGGGAGGTTTGTGAGTCATTGTTTTGATTGACCTATGCTCTCATTCACGCCTCTCAGTGGAGTTTTTAAAAGCCCTCTATATGACAGTAGGCCTCCAGACTGGAAAACAGGATGTAAAGAAACCACAGGCTGAAGAGGAACAAGGAAGTGATCAGTCTGTGTCCCCACGGCCCCCCCAGCTCCCCTCCAATGTGCGGTCTGCGTCTGTACAACAGCACCGAAATGGCCAGGAAGGCAAAGATCGTAAACAGGGTGACTGAAAATGCCAAAGAGCCCGCCTCCACCACGAAGGGCTTTCCTTTGGACTTCCAGTAGATGGCAGCAACAGACCAGGCCATGCCGATGCCCAAAAACACGTTGACCGCGTTGCTCCCGGTGACATTCCCGATGGAGGCGTCGGCGTACATGTCCTGGACCGCTGCGACTTTACTGGCAAATGTGTCTGAAGAGAGACGAGGTAAAGTTTTAGtgtcaatggaaaaataaacttGTTCAAATTACTGTTTTGCACTATCCTTAATCcatcatttgttttattgtaaactATATTGGCTGTTTTCCAGATAGAACGTGTTGATGTCATACTCGTAGATGGGGCCAAGAATCAGTTTTCCCAATGGATTTCATAGTATACTCAGGTaagaaattcacaaatgttgaacctgatcctCTCTATATTACCACAAAAATGTGCATTACAACaaaattcattttaattgtatATTATGTATTGTGAATTGTATTAAAAATTATTAGCTAATAGAACGTTGTGATGTTATCTGAAAGCCAGCACTTGCTCACTTTAATTTTGTAAATGCCTATAAAGTGACCAATATGCTTACTACAGTGACCAAGTAATATCCCCTGTGGATGAATTGAGTCTCTTTAAGTCTAAGCTTTATAGTTGCATTATATAATCCAAACTCTACAAACTGATATAAAAGCAATAGGTCACTGATCAGTCTATAACTTTACATTACTCCATTACACGCAGTTGCCCCTGGGCAGAGTGACAAAGATGTGGCAGCCTCAACACGCCAATGCCTACAACTACAGAAAacattcaacattaaaacactgATCAAAGAAGTTACTtggaaaacaaatacaaatactttacATTAATCTTTTGTGTTTCATAGTTTTAGGTCACTGATAATATTACTGGCATTttaaggttggcggttcgaatcccggtctcgacataaacatcaatggttgagcgtgtgattccagctcccacagatgaatcctgtcgttgtgtcctggggcaagacgcttaacccacctcgccctcagtgtctgtgtgtgtgtgaatgggtgagtggttccttgatataaagtgcttcgACTGCATTGAAGATGgtaaaacgctatataaaaacgtgaccattacAATGACTTCCTTACCAAACCTTCCATTCATGACTTCCATATATTTCTGTGCATTTTCCATTGCTCCATCGTGGGTTCCTCACTGTtttatttgcacatgtttataATGCAACACCAATGCAGTTCCCAATCTTTATGTTTTCCTTATGCATGCACTTATGATTTATTAATGCCGCACATACGACCTTTAATAAACAGAAACGCTGACACGGACAAAGTTTACAGACAGATTgtttcttgaggtcaaaataacaaaagtattGGATGACAAAGCGAATATGCCAAAGGAATCCACAGAATACGGAGGGGCCTTATAATAAATCAAGTGTCGGTAAAAGAAAGCGGGTATTAGATGAATTATTCAACATTGACACCACTGTAGGGAAGGGCCacactgtctgtctctctgagcCATAAATATAAGGAATAGGTATAGACAGGGATATGGGTACTTTGCTGAGAGACAATATATAGTTCAGCATTTTATGGCCTTGAATACAGGAGACATATAGAAGGTTTGCCTATGATATAAAGGTACTTGCCAAACTAAATCCCAGCTCAGAAAATAGGGGCATCTTTAGAGAATCATAAAATGCCAAATTATAtgcatattttggctgagtCTTGGGGTCAGAGAATCCCAAAACTGCAAGTAAAAGTGATTAAAACTGATTTAATAAAGGGCCCTGGGTTTGTGTAGGCCTAAAACATATTCCCAGTCTGTCCAGGTTACAGTATTTTTACACCTCAAGACTGACTGAGaggggtagagtagccaaaaatactcaagtatgcaacattacttcaaaataatcttACTTTTTCACAAAGTATCGATCCAGGAAATTACTCAAATGAgaataaaatacagtttttggGGAAGTTACAACTCTAccttctgatttataatttgaagaacaaaccattaaataataaacactaTAAAACACAAGTTCAAATTGGTTAATATTACTAACTTTTAGACAAATTGTGGAgaataaataaaacctaaagcatgtagtactgttacactatctgaaaactaccaagaaaagtaaaatttaattaaagtaaatgtatctgagtaaatgtaactgctgCTCATTCTCCAACATGAAACCCACCTGGTACAGACGTCCCCAGAGCCACAAACACCACAGCGGTAACAGAGTCTTTCAGCCCGATGGTGCAGCCGAAGTGAGAGGCCAGGTCCCCGATGATGGCAGTGAGGACcccgatgatgatgatggacaCGACGAAGCAAGCCCAGCCGTGCCAGTACTCTGTGGGCGGGACGCAGGCGAACAGAACCTTCCAGAAAACCGTCAGGAAGTGCATGACGTAATCAAAACAAGACGGCAGTCGCTCCTCGCCCGTgtcctcctcgtcctcgtctGTGGAAGGAAGAATTGATCGAGGACACTTAAAAACACCGTCCCAGATCATATCTGctcacatttttaattattttggaCACATAAAAGttggattatgtaacttttctgatggaagttCTTGGTAGAAAGTTCCTCCTGGTATTTAACAtatcttttttacatttacattgtgtTTACGTGCGTTTTAACTGCTTAAAATATAACTGAAATACATTCTTATGAGCttatgagcgggcttgcctctccacagatttaacctgtaacttagcctggtgctGTCACCTGCTTTAACAAAGACACGGTGGAGAAAGGAGCACCTTGAAAGAGATGCAAACAGATGAAGGCAATACACAGGCTGAAAGTGAATGTGTTTGGCTCGAAAATACTGCCACCATTACTACAATTAAGTGCCCCAAAGtgaaaattgcattctattACAACTTGAAACCATTTTCCAGAACTGATCGCACAGTGCAGTGACCTAAGCTGTTTCCCTGAATCACAAACCATCACCGTCTTGTCTGATGAGGACGACTTGTACCATCCCAAACTCTGCCTGTCCCCCCTGTCCCCCCGTCCCCGTCCTGTCAGCAGACaaaggacacagagggacacgcCGGGACAGAGCACTGATTCAAAGTGCCAGTGCCAGTCTATCCAAAGTACATGCATTTTTCAGCTCCGAACATGAAAAAGTAAAGATATCTCTGGATTTAATATTGCAGCACCAAAGAGTGAAGACTGTGCGGACTGTGTTCATCTGATACTGATGCAAAACCAAGCAAGACGCAACAAACAGCTGCTTCTAGActataaaatgagacaaaatttAATATATGAGTACAACGCAACTATATGTCTGTATCAATGGTTTTAGAGCATATTTTCAGATGATGTGGCTTTAACAGTGATAAAGAACACccaggaaaaataaacacaagctttcaatacattattttttgtaagtTATGAAGGACAGATGCAGTACTAATGTGTCTCgagtacattttcaaagtaaaagtaaaccaGCATGTCTTTACCTGCGCTGACAGTGATGGCCTCCATGAACTGGTCTCTCCAGGAGTTGGTTCCCACCACTAATGCCAGGTTGGTCTTCTTTATCAGCTTGTCCACTGTGTTCTgtagcaacaaaaatataacataatttcTTTCCTGGCCATATTGTTGGTGTCAGTTTGATGTTTGAAGCTCACATTTGCCTCGCTTATTTGTAAAACACCtttcaaaacatgtaaaaactatatttattctgcactcttcgcttttaatgtgaattttatgatgattatttatgttttgattcgcttgtattgtgattttaatgtatttcttattctgtaaagcactttgaattactttgtgtacaaattctgctatacaaatacacttgtctTGCCTTGACTTCAACATAACTAACTTTCCCAAATGCTACAATGACGTTTTGAACCggattttatatttgttctagTGCAAAAAGTTCAATAAAAAATCGGCACTCTATATTTCTATCTTTATCTTATCAACCTCAGCATCTCACACAAGTAAATGGATGTTTTCCAACCACATGGGGGCAGTAGCGACACCACTTTCAAGCTTCAATATCAATGCAAGGAAAACCCCACAACACAAACCACCACAGCCCCTTATTCTCACACTGCTCTAAAAATAAACCGCTTACATGTCCACCACtctaaaacaaatgaataaaacagtACATATTATCACCAGAGCTGGATTTCATATTTATGAGACTACTTTTCTATTGATGTTGAACCTTTCGCACCTTAAACTCATACGATTCTTCAATAATGACTTCCATTTTCGAATGCTCCCCTAGAACCGGCTTCCCCATCTCCGCGATCCGCTTGGCTTCCTCCTCATCTGTCGTCAGCTTCCTGTCCGGTAcatctggaacaaaacaaagaaagaaatttaaaaacaaCGTAATAATTAAAATCAAAGTCTTATTATCATACGGTGCGGTGGAGGCGGCGGATGACGTCCCATTAGAGGCTTTATAACGGGAGATGGTTAGACAAGGTTTTCCATATTCAGTACTGACAGAGCAGCTGTCACGTTTGATTGAAAGATTGAGATGAGGAGGTGCGGTGTTGTTGAAAAACTTGAATGCATAATGTATGTACGACGTGAAGCAACAAAgtgatgcatttttttcttttttttcccatttgtgtTCAAGGTGccccatggagatacataatcCTGTTGAATACTGTAGATTTTTTGATTGTTTGTAAAAATACGCACATTTATATTATGTTCAAACTGCAACTAAAataactgtattattatttcttttatttactcattaaatctgctttataatattttgatagACCTATTTCAATCTCCAAAACTTCAGTACTTAAATCCGGGGTCTCAAAGTCAAATTATCTGAGGGCCACAGGAGGCAGAGTTTGAGTGAACCTGGGCCACATCAGGTAttcaaaaaaaagctttgttaaaatcttcttaAATGTCATCgttgttttcaacatacatgaggaaatatgccaattcttggtgattttatggatatacatcacTATTTGTttaatcttttgtgacgggagtgtttggggtttaccgatttggtggaaccttctacacgcaacatgataacgccacactaacattaaactttcatattgtcctgcgggccacaaaatatcgtctcgcgggccgcaatttgcccccgggccgcgagtttgagaatCCTGACTTAAAGTGAAAAAGCCATGCGTCAGATAAAACACTGCAGTATAATTTACGTTAGggccaaacacaaacaaagctcgGTAATTAGTCTCATCTAACACTGTTCTAGACACCTGAAGTTgatcaaaaacactttaaaattcgTACATTATTGATTCAGGAGCGACATCAGTCTTAAGGAGTCTGACAAAAGAGAATTGGCACAGTCTTCTTAATCACATTCATTTAAAGCAACACGGTGTAACGTTTTAGTAGCAGCACATcaactgcataattccatggaagtAGACATTCAAACCACACTTCGGAATATTCTCAGTGGAGATGGATTATGGaaaattaccatggcaacatttGGCAGGTCatatttgtggagatgcaaacccgcTCACCATAtggatacatgtttttcaatattctttgtgcattaaaacaaagaaaatacatgcttttacattatttatttatgtattttttgcttaAAAGCGACGCGGTGAGCCTTTAACAGCAAGatcggtgaagtgtcttgctcaagcaCACATTTCCAAGCCAACTTTGAACCACCATTCGTCCGATTAGGCGCTAATCAAGTGAATCAAAGTGTGTTTTACTTCAAGGATACCTCCgccattaaaatgtaaatgaaatctATACAGGCCTCATATTTGCCAAGTAACGCTGTACGTAATAACAGCAGCTCTCTGTCAGAAATTTTAATTCAGTGCGTCTGCTACATCTTACTGAGCTCGGAGCAAAGACTCATGGGAAATTGAGGCTTCACAATAACAAATCTCAAACACTTTCTCTCAACCTTGTCCTGTCAAAAAATGTAAAGTTGTGCTCGAGTGTTTCCAAATGTAAAGTCATTTTCAAGGCCGCTGAGCTCCTGATCACTTCACGCTGTCCTTGTGGAGAGGGCTTCAAGATACACtagacaaatatatatatacttgcACTGTATAAACGGGCTGAATCCTGTCTAAAACAAACCTAACGTGCGCAATTTTTACTCCGAGACTAAACTACGC from Periophthalmus magnuspinnatus isolate fPerMag1 chromosome 22, fPerMag1.2.pri, whole genome shotgun sequence includes these protein-coding regions:
- the slc8a3 gene encoding sodium/calcium exchanger 3 isoform X3, whose protein sequence is MTKPDVPDRKLTTDEEEAKRIAEMGKPVLGEHSKMEVIIEESYEFKNTVDKLIKKTNLALVVGTNSWRDQFMEAITVSADEDEEDTGEERLPSCFDYVMHFLTVFWKVLFACVPPTEYWHGWACFVVSIIIIGVLTAIIGDLASHFGCTIGLKDSVTAVVFVALGTSVPDTFASKVAAVQDMYADASIGNVTGSNAVNVFLGIGMAWSVAAIYWKSKGKPFVVEAGSLAFSVTLFTIFAFLAISVLLYRRRPHIGGELGGPWGHRLITSLFLFSLWFLYILFSSLEAYCHIEGF